In Lycorma delicatula isolate Av1 chromosome 10, ASM4794821v1, whole genome shotgun sequence, a genomic segment contains:
- the LOC142331271 gene encoding uncharacterized protein LOC142331271 isoform X1: MEENDEYKPLLGNKNDFTEEDGKANDKATQGLSLFFATLCIVDLFGVFPVVTMPRSIIDCGWLGIPLVFGVFFLQIYTSIILGRCWIMAEKINPSITEKSRQPYSALAEMTYGRLTGRLVTVLLDLTVFAGGVPNLLVASQNMQLLGEKAASLKWDVSYCYWMPVIGLALCPFMWLGSPKDMKWLVVSSSGVVVAVSFLTWISIIGANVPSRTAVPAPSWEAIAIAYGILAFQFDIHPLILTVQVDMANKMKLGQAVAAGFSVTGGLFITTTILATLRYGSDLDNNLLMTLPSSKLLDINLLLVTLQVCLSTVVGCTALFQDLEEKLGIKKEFNWLRCLLRTSLVLLSVMLSEIVPRFDLIMGLVGGSMMGPIMFILPPLFYARLRAMEPQPDLESIIPQTTDDVITMTLGSKDYVTTPITKKQYYYLKTSKNEQNVKSTKKNIHKYSYEKLPNDENEDNEVVSAQTSCLLIDFFVRSCKKIKNNFLNLVSLDNYSKIGPLVVWERIITAIIVFCGIVATFLSTYYSLTEAINYTRFTPPCFINVTAATLAVE; encoded by the exons ATGGAAGAAAACGATGAATATAAACcgttattaggaaataaaaatgatttcacaGAGGAAGATGGAAAAGCAAATGATAAAGCTACCCAaggattatcattattttttgctACATTATGCATTGTTGATTTATTTGGAGTCTTTCCTGTTGTAACTATGCCGCGATCCATCATTGATTGTG GATGGCTAGGAATACCTTTAGTGTTTGGTGTATTTTTCCTACAAATATATACATCTATAATATTGGGAAGATGTTGGATTATGGCGGAGAAAATTAATCCATCAATAACAGAGAAAAGCag aCAACCGTATTCCGCACTTGCAGAGATGACATATGGACGGCTTACAGGACGTTTAGTTACAGTATTATTGGATTTAACAGTATTTGCTGGAGGGGTACCTAACCTTCTTGTTG catcACAAAACATGCAACTATTGGGAGAGAAAGCAGCCAGTTTAAAATGGGATGTATCGTATTGCTACTGGATGCCAGTAATAGGTTTAGCTCTTTGTCCATTTATGTGGCTAGGAAGCCCTAAAGATATGAA atGGCTTGTAGTGAGTTCATCAGGTGTCGTTGTAGCAGTGTCATTTTTAACATGGATATCAATTATTGGAGCAAATGTACCTTCAAGAACAGCAGTACCAGCACCTAGCTGGGAAGCAATTGCAATTGCTTATGGAATTCTAGCATTCcag tTTGATATACATCCACTGATATTAACTGTACAAGTTGATATGGCGAATAAAATGAAGCTTGGACAAGCAGTGGCTGCTGGTTTCTCAg taaCTGGTGGTTTATTTATAACTACAACCATATTAGCAACACTACGGTATGGAAGTGATTtagataataatctattaatgacTTTACCatcatcaaaattattagatattaatttattgttagtgACACTGCAGGTATGTTTATCAACAGTTGTTGGATGCACTGCTTTATTCCAAGATTTAGAAGAGAAACTtggaataaaaaaag aatttaattggTTACGTTGCCTATTACGAACTAGTTTAGTGTTATTATCAGTTATGTTAAGTGAAATAGTACCAAGATTCGATTTAATAATGGGTTTAGTTGGAGGTTCAATGATGGGTcctattatgtttatattaccaCCATTATTTTATGCAAGATTAAGAGCAATGGAGCCACAACCAGATCTAGAATCGATTATACCACAAACAACAGATGATGTAATAACAATGACTTTGGGCTCAAAAGATTATGTAACAActccaataacaaaaaaacagtactattatcttaaaacatcaaagaatgaacaaaatgttaaaagtactaaaaaaaatatacataaatactcGTACGAAAAATTACCTAATGATGAAAATGAAGATAATGAAGTTGTGAGTGCACAAACGTCATGTTTAttgatagatttttttgtaagaagttgtaaaaagataaaaaataattttttaaatttagtttcattaGATAATTACTCAAAGATTGGACCATTGGTTGTCTGGGAAAGAATTATAACAGCTATTATAGTTTTTTGTGGGATAGTAGCAACTTTTTTATCTACATATTATTCATTAACAGAAGCCATTAATTATACCAGATTTACCCCACcttgttttattaatgtaactGCTGCTACATTAGCTGTTGAATAA
- the LOC142331271 gene encoding uncharacterized protein LOC142331271 isoform X2 — protein sequence MTYGRLTGRLVTVLLDLTVFAGGVPNLLVASQNMQLLGEKAASLKWDVSYCYWMPVIGLALCPFMWLGSPKDMKWLVVSSSGVVVAVSFLTWISIIGANVPSRTAVPAPSWEAIAIAYGILAFQFDIHPLILTVQVDMANKMKLGQAVAAGFSVTGGLFITTTILATLRYGSDLDNNLLMTLPSSKLLDINLLLVTLQVCLSTVVGCTALFQDLEEKLGIKKEFNWLRCLLRTSLVLLSVMLSEIVPRFDLIMGLVGGSMMGPIMFILPPLFYARLRAMEPQPDLESIIPQTTDDVITMTLGSKDYVTTPITKKQYYYLKTSKNEQNVKSTKKNIHKYSYEKLPNDENEDNEVVSAQTSCLLIDFFVRSCKKIKNNFLNLVSLDNYSKIGPLVVWERIITAIIVFCGIVATFLSTYYSLTEAINYTRFTPPCFINVTAATLAVE from the exons ATGACATATGGACGGCTTACAGGACGTTTAGTTACAGTATTATTGGATTTAACAGTATTTGCTGGAGGGGTACCTAACCTTCTTGTTG catcACAAAACATGCAACTATTGGGAGAGAAAGCAGCCAGTTTAAAATGGGATGTATCGTATTGCTACTGGATGCCAGTAATAGGTTTAGCTCTTTGTCCATTTATGTGGCTAGGAAGCCCTAAAGATATGAA atGGCTTGTAGTGAGTTCATCAGGTGTCGTTGTAGCAGTGTCATTTTTAACATGGATATCAATTATTGGAGCAAATGTACCTTCAAGAACAGCAGTACCAGCACCTAGCTGGGAAGCAATTGCAATTGCTTATGGAATTCTAGCATTCcag tTTGATATACATCCACTGATATTAACTGTACAAGTTGATATGGCGAATAAAATGAAGCTTGGACAAGCAGTGGCTGCTGGTTTCTCAg taaCTGGTGGTTTATTTATAACTACAACCATATTAGCAACACTACGGTATGGAAGTGATTtagataataatctattaatgacTTTACCatcatcaaaattattagatattaatttattgttagtgACACTGCAGGTATGTTTATCAACAGTTGTTGGATGCACTGCTTTATTCCAAGATTTAGAAGAGAAACTtggaataaaaaaag aatttaattggTTACGTTGCCTATTACGAACTAGTTTAGTGTTATTATCAGTTATGTTAAGTGAAATAGTACCAAGATTCGATTTAATAATGGGTTTAGTTGGAGGTTCAATGATGGGTcctattatgtttatattaccaCCATTATTTTATGCAAGATTAAGAGCAATGGAGCCACAACCAGATCTAGAATCGATTATACCACAAACAACAGATGATGTAATAACAATGACTTTGGGCTCAAAAGATTATGTAACAActccaataacaaaaaaacagtactattatcttaaaacatcaaagaatgaacaaaatgttaaaagtactaaaaaaaatatacataaatactcGTACGAAAAATTACCTAATGATGAAAATGAAGATAATGAAGTTGTGAGTGCACAAACGTCATGTTTAttgatagatttttttgtaagaagttgtaaaaagataaaaaataattttttaaatttagtttcattaGATAATTACTCAAAGATTGGACCATTGGTTGTCTGGGAAAGAATTATAACAGCTATTATAGTTTTTTGTGGGATAGTAGCAACTTTTTTATCTACATATTATTCATTAACAGAAGCCATTAATTATACCAGATTTACCCCACcttgttttattaatgtaactGCTGCTACATTAGCTGTTGAATAA